The genomic window CTTTTCCAGTCGCGCTTGATCCCCCTGGGTGCCATGATTGGCTATGAGAACAACATCTGATTTGGTAGCCGTGGAAGCAATACTCCGGAGAAACGTTTCGGGAAGCTCTATGCTTTTTCCCGCGTAATTTGCTGATAGAATGAGCGAACGGGACATATCATTAAAAATAAGAGGTGGGTGAAATCCGATCTCGGATTGCTCTCCAGTGCTTGAAAACTCTTTCTTGTGTCAGGTGGCTCTGCACATGTGCGAGATCATTCTCGATACGCTGGTTTCTCATCTTCAGACTCTCGACCAATTGAAATGCTTGCCTGAGCTTCGGAAGACTCACGTCAGAAACACAAACCCCTAAATTATGTGTTCTAAAATACCGAATCATCGCCGCATTTTCGGGACCGATTGCGATTGTCACGGTCCCGCTGCCGAGACACTCTGCCATCTTGGTGGCAATATTGAAGTTCGTATAGCTTGATGTGGCAGAAGTGAAGCCGATTGGCAGCAGAACCGCATCATACTTGCTCATAGTAGCCTGCACGTCTTCTGCGGGCAGCGGCGGAAGTTTACGCACATGCGAATGTTGCAAATTTGACGGCAGTGAATGATGACTATAAATGTCCAAGCTATAGCCAAGTTCTGGCAGAAATGGGATCAGCCTAGACAACGCATCACCTGGCCAAATACTCAGAGAACCACAATAAGCAAGTTTACGGTTTGGCACAAAGTCTAAAGGCACACGAATCTCATTTTTGGGTGATGGTGCAAACAAAACCTCAAAATCGACGCCAAATAGACGTTTATAGTGCTCTCCCATCTGTTGACTGATGGTTAAAACCATCTCCGCGTTCCGAAGGTGGGTCCTTAGCAATACTTCAACCCTTGGAGAATAACTCCATTTGCTGCGCTCATCTCCCTGCACCCAGTTGTCATCCATGATCCAGGTCACATAACTCAAAGAGCGCAAGCTCTTTAGTTTTTCCATCGTGCGGATGGCAAGCGTCGTCTGAGGCGAAGTCAGAAAAAGCGGTTTGGGACCATCCGAAGGGAGCCAATCATGAATACGCCTGGCACACTGGCGGGCATGCCAGTTTTCGGCCCAGGTCTGTCGAAAGCACCATTCGCTTAAGCGGCAGCCAAGGATACCTCTGCAAAAATTAGAGCGGAAAAAAGGCATCCATTTGACGCTACGCTCGCGAAGATGGGGCGCTACATCATGAAAATCTGACAAGCAAAACATACCGTCAAAATTATCCATATTACGCCCGAATGTACGGCATAGGGTAACACCTCCGCCATGCTGCTCGGAAACTGCCATTTCAGCCAGAAACCAGGTCGATTCTGCTTTTCCTGCCTTCTTCATCAGTTTCTCTGTTTGATCTCGACCGGTCTCAGCACAAGACGCTCATCTGTCACCAGACAACATATCTCTTCGTTGCCAGCAATCCTCCCGTCAAAATGCAAAGCCTCGTAATGCCAACTCTCAAACATGGAGACAAGCAACTCCAATGTGTCCTGCTCCTGCCGAATTCTTCCAGGATGAATCTCTAAAAAAATCGTTGGGCGTGTAGAAAGAATGACGGGCTCCAATCCTCTCAAGACCTTAACTTCGTGTCCCTCAACATCAATTTTGATCACGTCTGGCAAAAAGGACAAACTATCGCACAACTCATCTCCGCGTCGGCTTGTTACACTAATGGCTCCCGAAGTTCCTCTTTCATCCCCGCCGGCCGCCACAGCATGCTCCCATTCATAATGCATCCGCACTACTCCATTCTGAGAGGAAAGCGCACACTCGACAGGTGTCACCTTCCCTGCCGCATTATGATGGACGTTGTATAGCAGCCTGGCGAAGGCAATCGGCGATGCATCGACCGCCACAGCCCGACGATCCGGCTCAGCTCCAATAAAAGCGAGCGAAAACACTCCATGCAGAGCCCCCACATCTAACAAGCGCCGTTTACCGGCAGTCAATCTAAGGAAAGAATCCATCTCCTCGACCATGGGTGGGTAGAGGTAACAAAATGCAAGAAAGGGCTCGATTGATTCCGGGTGAAGTCGAAACTGCAAGCCCTGCCGCAGAACAAGTTCGGAATCATCACAATCTCGATTTAAGAGATCATGCGCCTTCCTAAGAGGCTCCACCTTAGGATCGAGCGGCAATTGCCCGCGAAAACTAGTATAGATTTTTTTTCCAAACGAATGCACGAAAGGTGGAAGAATTTGCTTCAGCAAGAGACGCATAAATTTTTTTAGAAATTGGATTATCCGCAATGCGTTTATACCCTCAATGCAAAACCATCACAATAGCGGTCACGATTTGATGTTTGCGAGACGATAAAACCTGCATTTTGTAGGTTTCGACTGTGCTTAACCCAACTCGCATCGCCATCATGCGTTTCAAAAAATATAGCAGCCTTCTGCGGCAGGAGAGGCAAGATTTCTGGTAGCAGCACTTCTTCCCCACCTTCTATGTCCATTTTTAAAATCAATAGCTTAGGGCGCAGCTCTGACAACAGCCGACATAAGTTAACAACTTTAACCTTGTCTACATTTAAAGGCGAGTTTGAGTTTGTTTGAATACCCCCAGAACAACTACACCCAGCGTGAAATTGAGCCTCTCCATCAAAATTTGAAACAGCTGCTGGTACAATATTGACATCAAGTTTATTATCTTCAACTTGGGAATGAAGATAATGAAGGTTGGCAACATTAGGCTCAAACACCATTGCTGAAACGCTAGGAAACCGCTGCCGAGCAAGCAAGGAGAATAGCCCTATATGACCACCGCAATCCACAATCAAATCGGGCACGAATGGAACCCCATCCAAGTCATAAATTTTATCAACAAATATTTCTTTAAATATGATAATATGAGATATGTCTGTTGGATCGAGACATACACTCAATCCTTTAATATTTCTCGGCCAAACTCGCAGTTGCCTAAGCGATTCCGGCAATGGACCAATCCGACGCAGTATTCGCTGAACTGTCCACAGCGATGTAATTCCCAAAACTACAAACGTCAGCTTATGGAGTAGCGTTTCACCCAAGCGGGTGAACAGCATTATTTGTGAAACGAAAGTTTTTAATGTTGAACTCATACTCTAGCGCGACTTAGTTTTTAGATTAAAACCGTAAACCCCGGCAATCGCCTGAATAGCGAGAGACACAACAGATATAATCAGGCCAAGCCAGACGATTGACGAAGTCAGGCTCAAATCCATGAGCGAAATACAAACAACCTGCGTCAGCAGCATTGTAGGAATATAAACAAAGGGAGACCACCAAAAGAGCCAAGCACGTGCAGCATGCATAACAAACAATACTCCTCCCAACATGTTGATGCACCCAATGATTAGAGTAAGAAAAGCTTCATTTTGAAGACCTGAATAATTCGGGCCAAGAAACCAAAGAAACAAGCCGGGAAAAAAGATGCCGCAGCTGATAATTGCAATCGAAAAAATGCAAGCAATTGCTGCTATCTGAAGGTAACGTCTTAACAACAAAAACCGCGGCAACCTAGCCACATAAGGCTGAACAAAAACATTTGAAAAAGCACCTGCTAGAACAAAAAGCTGTCCAAGACGTCCCAGCGCACTAACTTCAGCTATATTTTGTGTAGAGCCAAAAATAGAAACAACCCCCATCTGAATCTGTGCCTGAAGTGCAGTAAAAACTACACCCGGCATCAAAGGGGCCAAATAATGTAACATATGAGCATTTTTTTCAGGCTCACTTTTTTTGAGCACCTCTGCATAATTCACAGAAGAAACTTTATAGGCTAAACCTATCACACCGAGCGTAAGTGCGGCAATAAGCGAGGCAACCCAAGCGTTCAGCCAACCAACACTCCAGAAACATGTACATGCTATAATTCGAAACAAGGCAGCCGCAACCTGCGGCTTGTAATAGGCTAACAAATCCCGACATGCAAGCAAGGGAGCTCCGTACATATTCCACCCTTGAAACATTACTCCAAGGATGATTGTAAAAAAAAGTAAGGTCTTGTTTAGGACACCCCATGCTTGCCCCCAAGTAACGGCTGGATAAGCCACAGCAGCCAGCAGGAGAACGACGATCTGAATTTTAGAACGCCAATACCGAGCTGAACGCAAATAGCCTCCTAGCACATACCTGTCGTGCACTCGCTCGCCGGCCAGAGAGACAATAGAACCGGAAAATCCAAGATCAGACAATTGAGTCACCACACTCTGAAACGCGAACGCCATGCTAAACATGGCAAACTCTTTTATATCAAGCCATCGCAGCAAAAAAAAGCCCGTAAGGAGATTTAAAAACTGCACGGCTGGCTGCCCAACCGCAAAAGAAAACAGTGGTTTTTTCCAGTGCTTTAGGCGAGCGGACAGCGAATTTAAAGACACCTTAATGACCTCCGAAAGCACGCCTTTATTTATCGCGAAGCAATTCCACTCTGACTCAATGAGTTCTCAGACAGCCGCCTATAATCCCCACGGCTGAAATACTTCTCGAGCCACACGTAAGCAACAATGAAAAAATATCGGCTTCCCATCTCACGGATTTTTAACTTGGCGACACCGGTGTGACGGTTTCTCCAGGTGATGGGTGCTACTGTCCATGTGTAGCCGCGCACGATCGCCTTTAGAGGAAGTTCGACGGTTAGATTAAAATGCGGTGAGAGAAGCGGCCGACAGCCATCAATCACTGTTTTGTGGTACGCTTTGAAGGCATTGGTCGTGTCGTTGAGCTTGATGTTGAAGACCAGGCGGATCAGCAGGTTAGCCAGGCGGTTGAGTCGAAGCTTGAGCCAGGGGTAGTCGATGACGCCGCCACCTTTGATGAAGCGACTTCCAAAAACGCAGTCCCATCCGTCATTCAGGAGCTTCCAATAGCGCACGACATCGCGCACATCGTCAGATTCATCCGCCATCATGATGACCACCGCATCCCCCGATATGGCATCCAATCCTTGGGCCACTGCGCAGCCAAACCCGCAGCGTCCTTGGTTCTGAATGGGACGGAGTTCAGGCACTGATGCCTGAAGATCCTGTAGCAGATTCCAAGTCGAATCTGTGCTGCCGTCATCCACGACAAGAATCTCATGCGGAACAGCATGCAGGGTTAATTCCAGATTGAGATGCTTGACTGTAGAGACAATACAGCCTGCTTCATCCTTGGCTGGCATCACTACTGAGAGCTTTTTGAGCGCAGGTTTACTCATCCCTACGATTAGTCTGAAACGGCCAGCCAAAGTGACTGCACAGCAGCTTTTGCATTTGGATGCAAGGCGCGCGTGTGGCAAAGAACACTCCTCAGATGACGCGCATGCAACCCACAGCCACTCAATTGACTCCGGACAACCTGCGTGTGCACGTCATTCACTACACACGTCTCAAGGAGCGGCGAATGCACATGGAACAGGCACTGCGGGATCATGGGCTTGATCGTTTTCCTGTCGCGTGGGTGACGGTGCATGACCGCGAGGACGTTTTGGCGAACGGCGCCTACGATCGCGGTGACTGGGGAGACCCGCAGTCGATTGCGGCAGGCTCGATCTCGCTGATCTTGAAGCACTTGGCGGTTTATCGAGAGGTCGCTGCAGAGCCGGATGCCTGGCACCTGATCCTGGAAGATGATGTGCTGATTCGCCCCGGCTTTGTTTCTGCTTTGGAAGCCTGCCTCACAGAGCTTCCCGCCAGGTGGGATCTGTTTTACGTGGGCCTGGGCTGCTCCCTGCACGTGCCGTGGTGGCTGCGGCGTACAGGCAGGAGGACGTACTGGCGCGGCTGGAAGCCAGGCCTGCTGTGGGGTGGCGGTGGCTGCTCCCGCTGCACCGAGGCCTACCTGATCCATCCGAACTGTGCTGAGCGTGTGCTGGCCAGCCATTTTGCGAAGCCGCCATTTGATCGACCGATCGACTGGCTTCTGAATGCGGCTGGCGCTGCATTGCAAATTCACTCCTACTGGGCAGAGCCTCCGCTGGTCACACAGGGGGCGTTTGAAAGCTGGATGAAAGACCCTCATCTGAATCCTGCTGCAAAAAATCACGCTTAGTTCGATCGGACAGCCTCGGCCATCACTCGCTCATAGGCCTCTACACAAGAGCCTAGGTCATACCTGCGTGCCGCCATCTTTGCCCTGGCTGAAAGCTGGGCTCGCAGATCATGCTGGGTGATCAGGGCAGTCATGGCCTCTGCCAGGCTGGACACCCCTGCCCTGCCATCGGGTTCCTGCTCCACGAGGATACCCGCAGGTCCTTGTGGCGTAGAGAGCATCTCTGGGATGCCACCCACGGGCGTCGCGATCACGGGCACCCCATGCGAGAGGTATTCGATGATCGAATTCGGAAGACTCTCTCCTGGCAGATAAGTCGGCAGCAGCCCAATGTCGAAATCTGCGATCCATTTTTCCGGCTCATCTTGATGCCCGGTGATCTCGATCCAGCGGCGATCTTCTTCCGAGAGACTCATGGCGATCTCATCCACACAGGGGCCCGCCCCGACAAAGACGAGCCGAAACGGTGCCTTTACCCGCTCCCGCACCACTCGGGCCGCAGCCAGCGCCTCTTTCCAGCCTTTCCACACCACCCCTCGGGCCACCATCCCAAGAGTGATGACCGCTGGCTGTGCGGAACGTTCGCGAGCTGGCACCTGTCGTTCATGGCCATAGGGGATCACACTGCGTTTCAGCTTGTCATTCCAGGGAAAGCGTCGGCTGAACTCCAGATTGGCGCTGGATGGGCAGACCAAGGTGTTCAGCCGACCGAAAATGGAACGTGCCTGCGGCATGTCTTTGGCTTCGAGAAAGGCGTAGTGCCCGTGATCAGACTCGATGATGGGCACACTATCCTCCGCAAAGGTTTCGCAGCAGAAGCGGGTGGCGTAAAACAGGTGTGTATTCACCACATCAAAGGGCCAGCGTCTTCTCAGCCTGCGCAGCACGAAGGCATGCACGCGTGCTTCGATGTCGATGCTCGGAAAGCGGGCCATGATCATCTGCCTGAGCTTGAAAAAAACCTTGTAGCCAAAGTCATTGAAAAGCGGAATCGACTTCACTGGAATCCCTGCCAGCCTCTTCATCATCCCGGCATCCATTCCTTGTCGGCACGGAATGTAGCAGTGGAGCTCGTGCCGAGGCGCCAGCGCGCACGCCAGAGTGGTGAAAAACTTTTCCGCTCCGCCGGCTGGCAGGCAGTGTATGGCCATTAGAATACGCACTCAAAATCGGCCTCATGTTTCCGCGGTTTCAAAAGCAAAACAGAGTTACAAAAGAAACGGCAGGCAGCGTTGCAGCACCAGATCCACGTTCAGCCCTTTCATGCACTGCACATCCTGCGGGCAGCCGGTTCGCCAGTGCAGCGGGCCGGATGCGTGGTGATGGCAGCCGATGCATGGCAGAGAGGCATCGCTGAGCGCCCTGCCCACGCGATCTGGCGGCATGAAGCAGGCTGGATCGGTCGGGCCAAACAATCCTACAGCAGGCACTTGCAGAGCATTGGCCAGATGGAGCAGACCAGAATCCACGCCGATGAAAAGTCTCGCCTGAGCGAGCAGAGCGGCTGT from Prosthecobacter vanneervenii includes these protein-coding regions:
- a CDS encoding glycosyltransferase family 4 protein; translated protein: MAIHCLPAGGAEKFFTTLACALAPRHELHCYIPCRQGMDAGMMKRLAGIPVKSIPLFNDFGYKVFFKLRQMIMARFPSIDIEARVHAFVLRRLRRRWPFDVVNTHLFYATRFCCETFAEDSVPIIESDHGHYAFLEAKDMPQARSIFGRLNTLVCPSSANLEFSRRFPWNDKLKRSVIPYGHERQVPARERSAQPAVITLGMVARGVVWKGWKEALAAARVVRERVKAPFRLVFVGAGPCVDEIAMSLSEEDRRWIEITGHQDEPEKWIADFDIGLLPTYLPGESLPNSIIEYLSHGVPVIATPVGGIPEMLSTPQGPAGILVEQEPDGRAGVSSLAEAMTALITQHDLRAQLSARAKMAARRYDLGSCVEAYERVMAEAVRSN
- a CDS encoding polysaccharide biosynthesis protein; this translates as MLSEVIKVSLNSLSARLKHWKKPLFSFAVGQPAVQFLNLLTGFFLLRWLDIKEFAMFSMAFAFQSVVTQLSDLGFSGSIVSLAGERVHDRYVLGGYLRSARYWRSKIQIVVLLLAAVAYPAVTWGQAWGVLNKTLLFFTIILGVMFQGWNMYGAPLLACRDLLAYYKPQVAAALFRIIACTCFWSVGWLNAWVASLIAALTLGVIGLAYKVSSVNYAEVLKKSEPEKNAHMLHYLAPLMPGVVFTALQAQIQMGVVSIFGSTQNIAEVSALGRLGQLFVLAGAFSNVFVQPYVARLPRFLLLRRYLQIAAIACIFSIAIISCGIFFPGLFLWFLGPNYSGLQNEAFLTLIIGCINMLGGVLFVMHAARAWLFWWSPFVYIPTMLLTQVVCISLMDLSLTSSIVWLGLIISVVSLAIQAIAGVYGFNLKTKSR
- a CDS encoding FkbM family methyltransferase, whose protein sequence is MLFTRLGETLLHKLTFVVLGITSLWTVQRILRRIGPLPESLRQLRVWPRNIKGLSVCLDPTDISHIIIFKEIFVDKIYDLDGVPFVPDLIVDCGGHIGLFSLLARQRFPSVSAMVFEPNVANLHYLHSQVEDNKLDVNIVPAAVSNFDGEAQFHAGCSCSGGIQTNSNSPLNVDKVKVVNLCRLLSELRPKLLILKMDIEGGEEVLLPEILPLLPQKAAIFFETHDGDASWVKHSRNLQNAGFIVSQTSNRDRYCDGFALRV
- a CDS encoding FkbM family methyltransferase, producing the protein MRLLLKQILPPFVHSFGKKIYTSFRGQLPLDPKVEPLRKAHDLLNRDCDDSELVLRQGLQFRLHPESIEPFLAFCYLYPPMVEEMDSFLRLTAGKRRLLDVGALHGVFSLAFIGAEPDRRAVAVDASPIAFARLLYNVHHNAAGKVTPVECALSSQNGVVRMHYEWEHAVAAGGDERGTSGAISVTSRRGDELCDSLSFLPDVIKIDVEGHEVKVLRGLEPVILSTRPTIFLEIHPGRIRQEQDTLELLVSMFESWHYEALHFDGRIAGNEEICCLVTDERLVLRPVEIKQRN
- a CDS encoding glycosyltransferase family 25 protein; this encodes MQPTATQLTPDNLRVHVIHYTRLKERRMHMEQALRDHGLDRFPVAWVTVHDREDVLANGAYDRGDWGDPQSIAAGSISLILKHLAVYREVAAEPDAWHLILEDDVLIRPGFVSALEACLTELPARWDLFYVGLGCSLHVPWWLRRTGRRTYWRGWKPGLLWGGGGCSRCTEAYLIHPNCAERVLASHFAKPPFDRPIDWLLNAAGAALQIHSYWAEPPLVTQGAFESWMKDPHLNPAAKNHA
- a CDS encoding glycosyltransferase family protein, which produces MKKAGKAESTWFLAEMAVSEQHGGGVTLCRTFGRNMDNFDGMFCLSDFHDVAPHLRERSVKWMPFFRSNFCRGILGCRLSEWCFRQTWAENWHARQCARRIHDWLPSDGPKPLFLTSPQTTLAIRTMEKLKSLRSLSYVTWIMDDNWVQGDERSKWSYSPRVEVLLRTHLRNAEMVLTISQQMGEHYKRLFGVDFEVLFAPSPKNEIRVPLDFVPNRKLAYCGSLSIWPGDALSRLIPFLPELGYSLDIYSHHSLPSNLQHSHVRKLPPLPAEDVQATMSKYDAVLLPIGFTSATSSYTNFNIATKMAECLGSGTVTIAIGPENAAMIRYFRTHNLGVCVSDVSLPKLRQAFQLVESLKMRNQRIENDLAHVQSHLTQERVFKHWRAIRDRISPTSYF
- a CDS encoding glycosyltransferase family 2 protein, translated to MSKPALKKLSVVMPAKDEAGCIVSTVKHLNLELTLHAVPHEILVVDDGSTDSTWNLLQDLQASVPELRPIQNQGRCGFGCAVAQGLDAISGDAVVIMMADESDDVRDVVRYWKLLNDGWDCVFGSRFIKGGGVIDYPWLKLRLNRLANLLIRLVFNIKLNDTTNAFKAYHKTVIDGCRPLLSPHFNLTVELPLKAIVRGYTWTVAPITWRNRHTGVAKLKIREMGSRYFFIVAYVWLEKYFSRGDYRRLSENSLSQSGIASR